From Halorussus lipolyticus:
GGGCCGGTCTGACGCTTTTGGACGCTCCGATGGCATTCTATGTCAGTCTGCAACAACCCCATAACAATGATAATTAGTTTCAAATACGACAGTATGCCGCCGCAGTCCCACACGTCCGACGCAGGGGTGGTCGTTCCGGCTATCCACGCGGCGAGTAGCCTCGCGTGCCTCCGTTCGCTCAGCGAGGAGGACGCCCGAACGATTGCTATCGCCGACGACCCGACCGCGCCGGGCCTCTCCTCGAAGTATTGCGACGAGACGATTACGGTGCCCGACCCCACCAGCGACTTGGACGCCTACGAGCGAAAGCTACTGACGCTCGCTCGGCGCGACGACGTTCGGACGATTATCCCCGTCCGAGAGGCCGATATTTACGTGTTGGCTCGCAACCGGGACGCGCTATCGAGCGTCGTCGGGACGCCGTGGCCCGACCTCGAAACGCTCCGAAGCGTCCAAGACCGGGTGCGACTGTTCGAGTCCGCCGAGGACGCCGGCGTCTCCACCCCGAGGACGAAAGTGCTGGACGAGTGGGACGACTGGGGGCGAGAGAGTATCGTCAAGCCGCGCTACACCCTCCACGCCAGCGAGTACGCCGAGGAGTTCGCCGAAAGCACGACCGAGACCCACTCGACCCAGTACGTGCCCGCCGACACCGAACCCGACCCCGAGGAGTTCGTGTCGAAGATGGGCCACGTCCCGCTGGTCCAAGAGTACGTGCCCGACTCCGACGAGTACGCCTTCTTCGCGCTCTACGACGAGGGCGACCCGGTTGCGACCTTCCAGCACCGCCAGCGCCGCGGGTGCAACTACTGCGGCGGCCCGAGCGCCTTCCGGGAGTCGGTCGATATTCCGGCGCTCGATTCGGCCGGCCGGCGACTGCTGGACGAACTCGACTGGCACGGGCTTGCGATGGTCGAGTTCCTCCGGAATCCAGCGACCGGCGACTTCGAACTCATGGAAATCAACCCCCGGTTCTGGACCTCGCTTCCCTTCACGGTGCAGGCGGGCGTCGATTTCCCGGCCTACTACTGGCGACAGGCCACGGGCGAGTCCGAGCGCATCGACGCCGACTACGAGGTGGGCACCGCGGGCCACCTCCTGCGAGGAGAACTCTGTCACCTCCACAGCATCGTCTTCGACGACTATCCCCTCGTGGAGCGCCCGTCGTTCGTCCGGTCTGCGGCCGAGGTGCTGACCTCGCTCGTCCGCCATCCCCGGTTCGACTACCTCGACCCGAGCGACCCGAGACCCTTCCTCCGGGACGTTCGCAACACGTTCGGCGCGCTGGTCGGCGGCGGGGAAGTATCAGACCCGCGGAAGGACTCGGCGGAGACCGACGCAAGCGACGCTCTCGGGACCGAAAGCCGACGACAGGCGGACGAGCGATTGGCCGACGAGCGACCGACCGGCGAGCGATTGGCCGACGAGCGACCGACCGGAGAACGATTGGCAGACAAGCGATTGGCGGGCGAGGCCCCGGCGTCGCCCGTCGGAGACGACCCCGAGCGCGAATCACGACAGCGAGCGATGGTGGACGGCGGTCAAAATCACGACGAAAGTCACGGATAATTATACTAGTCTGGAGCGACGAGTACCGAGCAGATGACGCGACCACGAGAAGGCGACACCCACACCTTCGAGCGCACCTTCACCCCCGAGGAGGTCCGCCAGTTCGCCGACCTCTCGGGCGACGAGCAGGCCCGGCACCTCGAACCCGACGACGAGGGCAGACTGCTGGTCCACGGACTGCTGACGGCCTCGCTCCCGACCAAAATCGGCGGCGACCTCGACGTGCTGGCGCGCTCGATGGAGTTCGAGTTTCACCGCCCGGTCTACACTGGCGAGGCCCTGACCTGCGAGATGAAAATCGACTCCGTGGCGGTGCGCGACGACCACTACGACCTCGGCGGGTCCGTCACCTGCTGGAACGAGCGCGACGAGGAAGTGATGACCGGGACCGTCGAGGGACTGGTCTGGAAGTAGGCCGGACTCGCCGACGAATCTCAGCGTTCGCAGTTTCGTCCTCGGGGCCTGTTCGACCGCCAACACCTGATAAACCGATAGATTAACATTGAATCCACGGCCGGTTTGGGACATGTTCCCGCCGGGCCACTACGGGATGGCGCTCGCGCTCTACGCCGTGGTGGGATACGCCCTGCTCTCGCGGGGATACGTCCGCGACGCCCTCTCCGGCGGGGGAATCGTCCTCTCGTACACGCTCTTTCCCGACGTTGACGGGCAGTTCGAGTTTCTGGTCCACCGAGGAGTAACCCACACCCTCTGGTTCGCGCTCGCGGTGGGCACCCTCTGCGTGCTGGTGGTGGGGTCCTCGCTGGCGAAGCGGCCTCGGCGCGAGGCCCTCCGGGGCGCGCTCTGGGCGTTCTTCCTCGGGAATTTCGCGGTGGTCGCCCACCTGCTCGCCGACCTGCTCAACCCGTGGGGCGTGATGCCGATTTACCCCGCCTCGCCCGCGCTCTACTCGCTGGATTTGGTGCGCGCGACCAACGACGCCGCCAACTACGCGATGCTCGCTGTCGGCGTCGGAATCGCGCTCCTCGCGTGGTCGCTCGGGCGGCCCGACGACGCTCGCCCGACCCTCGCCCGGCGTCTCTACCGCCGACTCCGGGGCGGGGAGACCGTGGCAGAATAGCTACTCGTCGTCTGCGTCGTCTGCGCCGTCTGGGTCGTCAGCGTCGGACTGGGTGGTGTCGTCGCCCTCGTCGGTTTCGGAGTCCGGGTCTGCTTCGTCGGCATCCACTTCCTCGGCCCCGCGTCTGTCACCGCGCTGGCGCTCCTCGAGTTCGTTCTTGATGGATTCGAGTTCGGCCTCCACGTCCACCTCGGCGCGGTCGGCGTGGTCCGACGATTCTGTTCCGTCCTCGTCGGCCTCGCTCTCGCCGTCTTCGCCCTCGTCGGTGAGTTCGATGGTCGTCGCGCCATCGAGGTCGGCATCGCGGTCCGCGCCCGGACGGTCCGGAGTGGAGCGGTCCGAATTGGTTCGGTCGCGGGCGTCGTCGTCGGAATCGGCGCTCTCGCGGTCGATGTCCCGCTCTCGCTCGCGGGACTCCTCGACCTCTCGGGCCTCGCGTTCCACTCGGTCGCGTATCTCGCGGTTGATGCGCCGGGCGTCGTCGAGGATGCTCCGGGCCTCGTCCTCGCGGGGCAGGTCGCTCTCCCGAATCGTCGTCTCCACGTCTTCGAGCGCCGATTCGAGGCGGTCGAGGGTGAGTCGGCTTGCATCGCTCGCCCGGCGTTCGAGTCGCCCGCGCTCCTCGTTCACGACGCTCCGCTCGGGGTCCAGCACCCGGATGACCTGTTCGAGGGCCTTCAGCGCCCGGATGTTGGCCTCCAGCACGGCGATGGCGGTCGGGATGGCGTACTCGCCGGTGAACGACAGGACCTCCCGCGGCGTCGGCGGCCGGGGCAGGCCGAGCGGCCCCTCCGGCGGGCGGCCCAACTCGTCGCGGAGTTCCCGGATTCGGGCTTCGAGGACCTCGACGCGCTCGTCTAGGTCTTCGTCGCTGGCGGGGTCGCGGCCGCCCCCGTAGTCGCGCGGGTCGTCGGGCGGGTCCCCATCTCGTCGGTCGTCGCGGTCGTCTCTCATGGCCGGGTCTACGTGTCGCGCCGTAAAGAGTTTGGCCGCTTTTCGGGGCCGGGATTCGGTTTGGCTCCTCCGTTTCGAGGTCGAATCGATTCCGGAAATCGGTAGTGAAGGCTAAGAGGAAGCTAGCTTCAGGCTTGAACACAGGCGTGACCGCAACCGCGCCGCGACCGCGAACCTCACGCCTCCCCAACCTCCTCGCTCACTCCCTGCGGTCGGTCGGTCGTCCCTCGCGCGCGAGGCGCGGCGCTCACAAGCGCCGCACCCGCACGCGCCAGCCGCAGTGGAAACAAATACAATTGTCTGACTTGTATATATGGTGTTTTAGTAAATAAAATTATTTTCTGAAGGCGCTCAGAATCCTTCGCGCAGGAATACATCGCGCTCGGGGAACATCGCCGTCAGGGCCTCGCGTGCTTCGGAATTGCGAATTTCGAGGCCCGCGAAGGCCTCGGCATCTGCGACCGAGTGGTAGCCGACGAAAACCTGCGAGAGCGCGCTCACGTCGGCGGACACGTCCGCGTCGGCAGTCGCGGCGGAGCCTTCGGTCGCGGGTTCGCAGGTCGCGCGGCCGTCGGCGACGGTGACCCGGAAAGTACCGTCGTTCCAGTCCGCGAGGGGGTCGGCGACCGAGAGGGTGAACTCGGCGTCGAGGTCGGCGGGGTACTCCAGCGCCTCGAATCCGGCGGGCACGTCCACGAGGCGGACCATCGGGCCGGGTTTGACCTCGCAGTCGATGTTCGCGGGGTCGTCGGCCAAATCGAGGAGGGTCGTATCCACCGGGCCGTTGATGCTCACGCGCTCGACCTGCGAGTCGTGGTTGGCGAGGAGTCGCAGGAGGTTGACGCGGGCCTCCCGGTCGGGGGCCACGAACTCGTGGGCGTCGAGTCGCTTGCCCTCGTCGGCGTCCTCGACGCGGTAGACGACGTAGCCCCGGAGTTCGCCGTCGCTCTCCCACCCGTAGGCGTAGGGGTCGGTCTCCACACTGCTGAAGGTGCGCTCGCGCCACCACTCGGCGGTGCGCTGGATGGAGAGCTCGTAGTCCTCGTTGTCCGCCGCGAGGACTTCTGCGAGGCGTTCGTACTCGTCGGCGCTCACGGGGCGGAACTCGCCGCCAGCGAGCGGGGACTCTCTGGCGAACGCGAGGGCCTCGGGGTCGCACTCGTACCGGGTCCACTTGTTCGCCAGTCCCCAGCCCTGTCGCTCGTAGAAGGGATGCTCGAACGCCCAGAGCGCCGTCAGGAAGTCGCCGCGCTCGCGGTACTCCGAGAGCGATTCGCCGAGGAGTCGGGCGACGTACCCCTGCCGGCGGTGTTGGGGCGGCGAGGCCACCGCCGACAGGCCGGGCATCTCGAACTGCTGGCCCCGAAGCGAGGTCTGGAACCAGTAGTGGCCACAGACGCAGAGCATCTCGTCGCCGTCGAACAGGCCTCTGTCCGCACCGGGTTGCTCGGTTGGGTCCCAGTCGTGGTCGTCCTGCGGCCCGTCTTCGAGACTGAAGGCGTAGTGAACGAAGTCCTGAAACTCCTTCTTCCGGTCGTCCGGAAGTTCGCGGTAGTCCATACCGAAGGCGGGTCCGGCCCGGACAAATAGGTTGCTCCGGTATGAGACAGGTTCTCAGACCTCCGACCAGCAAGAACTTTCCCGACTGCGCGACACGCCCAAATATGTCCTCCGATGCGCCGCCCTCCTCAGATTCGGCCTCGATTTCGGCCCGCGATGCCCTCGAATACGCCACCCGCGACGAGATGCTGAAACTCTACGGTGTTCTGGTCGTCGGATGGGTCGGGATGCTGGTCGGTCAGTTCGCCATCTCTGCCCGGAACTCGTTCGTCTCGTTCGTGGGCATCTTCGTCGTCCTCGGCAGTGTCGTCGCGTTTCTGGTCGGCGTCGTCGCAATCGCCCGTAAACTGCTGGTCGAAGCCAGCTAATTTCCGACCGCGCGCCGGTACTGGAGGGGCCACTCGATGTCGTCGTCAACGCCCAACTCCTCGCCAGCGTGGAGCGCGAAGTAGGGGTCTCTGAGGTGTTCCCGGCCGACGATGGCGAGGTCCGCCCGGCCGTTCCGAATCAGCGCGTCGGCCTGCGCGGGTTCCGAAATCCCGCCGACAGCGCCGACGAGCGCGTCGGTCTCCTCGGCCACTCGCTCGGCGTAGCGCACCTGATAGTTCGGGCCGGTCTGGGGAATCTGCTGGTCGGGGTGGATGCCCCCGGCGCTCACGTCCACGAGGTCGGCACCTGCCTCCGCGAGGAGGGGCGCGAGTCTGGCGGTGTCCTCGACGGTCCACGACTCGCGGTCCGGAAGCCAGTCGGTGGCCGAGACCCGGACGAACACGGGCTTGTCGCCCGGCCAGACCTCGCGGACCTCGGAGACGATTTCGCGGACGAGACGAGTTCGGCCTTCGAAGTCGCCGCCGTACTCGTCGTCGCGGCGGTTCGTCGCTGGCGAGAGGAATTCGTGGAGGAGGTAGCCGTGGGCCGCGTGGACCTCCGCGATTTCGAAGCCGGCGTCCCGAGCACGCTCTGCTCCGGCGACGAAGGCGTCCTTGACCGCAGAGATGTCGTCGGCGTCCATCCGCGCGGTCTGGGGCGGTTCGTCGTCCTCGAAGGGGTAGGGTACCTCGCTCGGCGCGATGGTCTCCCATCCGCCCTCGTCGGGTTGGAGGGGTTCGCTCCCGTCCCACGGCGGCGTCTTGCTGGCCTTCCGGCCGGCGTGGGCCAACTGGATTGCCGGGGTTGCTCCTCGGTCGGAGATGAACTCCGCGATGGGGGCGAGGGCCTCGGCATGGTCGTCGCTCCAGATGCCGAGGTCGTCGGGCGAGATGCGTCCTCGGGGTTCGACCGCGGTGGCCTCGGTCATCACGATGCCTGCGCCGCCAGTGGCCCGACTCCCGAGGTGGACCTGATGCCAGTCGGTGGCGAGACCGTCGCCCTCACAGGAGTACTGACACATCGGCGAGACCATCACGCGATTTCGGACTTCGGTTCCGCGAATCGACAGCGGACTGAATAGGTGGTCGCTCATCGGCCCACACTCGGGGCCGGGAATCTGAAAGGTCTCCGCTCGCCCACGTTTCTTGCCGGGGGTGCCGTTCCCTGCCGTGGATGTCGTCAGGGTTCCCTGCCGTGGGTTTCGTCAGGGTTCCCTGACGTGGGTTTCGTCAGGGTCCCCCGCTGAGGTACCGTCGAGGTTCTTTGTCGGCGGTCGCAGGACGTTTTTCAGATGTCCGAAATACTTATTGCACTTCTCGCCGTTATTGGTGAATTAATGTGTGGGGAGGAACGAAGGGGGAGTTCGAAAGCGACAGCGCGATTTCGCCATCGGTTGGCCGACCTCAAGCGAAACGGATGCAATATCCTGCTGGTCGGCACCGACGCGCTGGATTCGGCCTGCGAGCGACTCTTGGGAGAGTCGAGCGCCGGGCCGCGATACCGACTGTTCGTAACCACCGACGCCGGACCGCCGAGGGCACACGCGAGGCTCAAAGCGGTCCAGTCGGGACCGTATAGCGACGCCGCCGCGGTGGTGGACTGGGACGCCGACGTCCGAGGAGGCACCGCGACCAAACGCAGTCACACCGACCGCGAGGACTTCGACTCGCTGAGCGGGACCGGCCTGCGAGACTCTGGTGGCCCGTCGTTCCGCCAGCGCTCGGTCGATACCGGCGACCTCAGGGACCTCGGCACGGCCGTCGAGGAGGCCATCGAGGAGTTCCACGAGCAGGCCAACGGTCTCTCGCCGGCAGAGCTACGGCTCTGCTTCGATTCGGTGACGCCGCTGGTCGCCGACCGCGAGGCCCGAGACGTGCGCCGGTTCCTGCTAGGGTTGACCGAGACGGTCGAGAAGTACGACGGGATGGCCCACTACCACCTGCCCAGCGAGTACGACTCCGAGACGGTCGCGGAGTTAGAACCGCTGTTCGACGCGGTGGTCGAGGTCCGCCACGCCGACGGCGAGGTAGAGCAACGCTGGCACCTTCAGGACCCCGAAATCACGACCGATTGGGTGCCCCTGTAGGACGACCGATTGGTGGCTCTGTCGTCGCTTCGAGTCGTTCGGACGACACCGAAGCTTTCGGTCTCAACCCTTCGCGCCGCTCCCTGCGGCGACTTTCTGGCCGCGGTCGCGTTCGTGGCCGACGAACCACCTGTACTCTTCGAGGAGTCGCTTCCAGACTTTGGGGTCTGCACCCGGCGAATTCCGGTTTATCTCCCGAATTCGGCGGAGGTCACGCTCGGCGAGTCGGTCGAAGTGAGGCTTGCTGAGTAGTTCCCGGATGCCGCGGGACTCCTCGGTGCCCTCGATGCGCTGTTTCCGGCGTTCGCGGTCCTCGGCGACGAGTTCTCGGGGACTGAGGCTGTAGTAGTAGGATTCGAAGACGGGATACCAACCGCCGCTGACCGCCCGATTCGTGCAGGCCAACAGGGTCGAGCGGACCGCTTCGCGGGAGGGTCGGTCCGACTCGTCGCCGGCAGGTCGGGCCTGTTCGACCGCGGCATCGACCAGCGCGTCGTGGGCCGACAACAGCGTTCGGAGTTCGTCCACTCGCTCGCCGAGTTTCTCGGCCGTCTTGACCCGAAAGAGTTGCTCGGCGTCCTCGTCGTGCTTGAGGTACTTGCCCTTGGCGTCGTCCTCGTATTCGCGGGCCAAAAAGTAGCTCTCGTTGAGACCGACCAGCGACTTGAGGTAGGCCGACTTCTCGTCGTCGGCCTCGACGGGCAGGCGGACGACCTTCTGGCCGGCCGTCGAGAGCGCTTCGAGGAATCGCTCGCCGTCGTAGCGGACGTAGTTGTAACGTCCGTCGTTCTCCTCGACGAGGTACTTCGAGCCCGTAAAGAACGCTTTCGACACCATCTAGTGTTACCTGTGACAAGAAATTATACCGTAATAAACCTCCCGTGGATTATCAACCGCGAGAATCGACCGGGGAGAACCGAGTCGAGACGAGGCTACCAGAGCGTGAGCGAATCGTGGGCCAGCAGTCCGTCGATGGCGTGAGCGCGGGTTTCGAGGCCCACCAGTTGCTCGCGGAGCAGGTGGCCGGTGGCGTGGTCGCCGAGGCCCTCGGCTAGTTCGATGTGACTGCTGACGCTCTCTACGAGGTCGCCGTAGGCTTCGAGGTCGCTTTCGAGCGAGGCCCGCGCGTCGTAGACGTCCTCGCCCTCGAAGGGGACCGGACTGTGGCGCTCCAGCGCGGCCGGGCCGGTCACGGGCACCCCGCCGATTTCCCCGATTCGGCGGGCCAGCGCGTCGGCGTGGCGCTCGGCCTCGTCGGCGGCCTCGGCGAAGAACCGCCGGAGTTCGTCGGCCTGCGCGCCCGAGAGGGTCCAGTAGTGCTTGCGGAGTTGGTGATAGAGGACGTAGGTCGCCGAGAGGTCGGCGTTCAGGGCCTCTACGACCTGCTGGGCTTTCTCGGGGTCGAATCGGACCGCGTTTCCTTCGACGGTGCCGGCCTGCTGGCGCACCTGTCGCTGTTGGCTCATGTGGGTTGCTCCTCCTGAACCGGGTACCATCGGCGGGCGCTTAAGCCTACTCGCGGATTGGACGGACACGAGCAGAATCGATATTCGCGAACCGGCGCGCGGTGGTGCGACGCTGGTGGCGTCCCGCCTTGCGTGCGAGGGACGAGCGAACAGCGTGAGCGAGGAGGTTGGTGAGGCGTGAGGCCCGCGGTTGCGATGCGGGCGGTGCCGTGCGGGAGACGCCTTGACTCACGCCTGACGCTCGCTTTAGTCCCGTTTCACCATCAGTTGCTCCGACGAGCAGTCTCGTCTTCGGCTCCGCATCGCTCCGAAACAACAGACAACGACTTATAATTCTAAAAGACAATGGGAGATTTCCTAAAGAACGATTCTCAATTCTTAGAGTCATCTAGAACAGGGATGAACTCCCGGCACTCCGCCAGCACTGCCGGGTCCAAGTCGGCAATCAAATCGCGCTCGCTCCGGTTCAACCCGGCCTGCACGCTCCCGTCGGGCCGAACCACTCGCGAGCGTCCGGCGTACTCCGTCGGGTCGCCGACCGTACTCCGACCGGTCCGGCCCGCGCCGACGACCCAGCGAACGCCGTCGAGGGCGCGAGCGCGGACGAGGAGCTTCCAATTTTGACTGTGGACAGCGGGCCACGCGCCGACGACGAACAGCGCGTCCACCTCTGGGGTGGCGAAGGCCGCGCTCTCGCCGACGAAATTGAGGTCGTAGCAGGTCAGCAGGGCCGTCGTCCCCACAGGCGTCTCGACGGTGACGCGCTCACGGCCGGGTTCGAGGACCTCGCGCTCGTTCGCCCAGAGGTGGCGCTTGCGGTAGACCGTCGAGTCGCCGTCAGGGTGAAGGTACGCCGCGGCGTTGTAGTAGTTCGAGTTCCCGGCCTCGGCGAACCCGACGAGGAGCGCGGTGTCCTCCTCGACCGCGAGATTTCGGAGGCGGGTCAGCACCTCGCCGTCGCGGGCCAGCGCAGTCTCCCGGATTCGTTCGTCGCCAGCGAACCCGGTCAGCGCGTACTCGGGGAACAGCGCCACGTCCACGTCGGTGGGGAGACCGGCCACGCGCTCCTCGACGGTTTCGAGGTTCGCGGCCACGTCGAGGTCTGCGACGGCCATCTGGCACGCTGAGACCGTCGGGATGGCTTCTGGCGGGTCGGCGGCGGAATCGTCGTCGGCGTCGGTCATTGTCGGGTGGTGGCGGGCGCGAGAGAAAAAGCATCATTAATCCAATTTTGAGTAAATATTTTACCCGCGGAGCGCCAAGTGGGGTGTATGTCACAACAACCACTCCAGCGTCGAGAACGTCTCTACATCGACGGCGAATGGCTCGACGCCGACGACGTACTCGAAGTCACCGACCTCGCGGACGGCGGGTCGTTCGCGCAGGTCGCGTCAGCGAGTCCCGAGCAGGCCGACGACGCGCTGGCCGCCGCCCAGTCCGCGCAGGCCGAGATGCGCGAGACGACGATTCCCGAGCGCGCCGAGTGGATGGACCAAATCGCCGACGGCCTGCTGGAGCGCAAGGAGGAACTCGCCGAGGTCATCGTCCGCGAGGCCGGCAAGCCCATCTCCTCGGCCCGCGGCGAAGTCGAGTCCGCCGCCGAGCGGTTCCGCCGCGCCAAGGAGGAGGTCCGCGCACTCAAAGGCGAGTTCCGCGAGGGAACCACCGACGGTCACGAGGGGTGGAAGGCCATCGTCAAACACGAACCCGTCGGCACCGTGCTGGCCATCACGCCCTACAACTACCCCCTCTCGACCACCGCGCTGTCGGTCGCACCCGCCATGGCTGGTGGGAACTCGGTCATCCTCAAGCCCGCCAGCGACACCCCCGTCAGCGCCGCGATTCTGGCCGACGTGGTTTCGGAGGTGGACCTGCCGGACGGCGCGTTCAACTTCGTGCCCGGTAGCGCCAGCGACATCGGCGACGTCCTCTCGGGCGACGACCGCATCAACGCCATCTCGATGACTGGTTCCAGCGGGGCCGGCAAGCACGTCGCCAAGGAGAGCGGCATGGTGAATCTCCACATGGAACTGGGCGGTAACGCCCCGGCAGTCGTCTTCCCCGACGCCGACTTGGCCGACGTGGCGGGCCAGTGCGCCAAGGGGTCGTTCAAGTACGCCGGACAGCGGTGTTCCGCCGTGAGCCGCGTGCTGGCCCACGAGGAGGTCCACGACGAAATCGTGGACCTCCTCGAAGCCGAGATGGACAGTTGGCAACCCGGCGACCTGTTCGAGGACGACACCACGATGGGGCCGCTCATCAACGAGGGCCAAGCCGAGTGGGTCGAGGAACTGGTCGAGGACGCCGTGGAGAAGGGTGCTGACCTCGTTCGGGGCGGCGAGCGCGACGGCATTCACTTCGAACCGACCCTGCTGGCGAACGTGCCCCACGACGCCCGAATCGTCCACGAGGAGCAATTCGGTCCCGTCGCGGCCGTCACGACCTTCGAGGACGAACAGCAGGCCATCGAGATTGCGAACCGCGGGGACCTCGCGCTCGACGCCTCGGTCTTTACGAAGGACTACGACCGCGCGATGGAACTTGGCGAGAAGTTGGACGCGGGCGCGGTCCGCATCAACGGCGCGCCTAGCCACGGACTCGGCGACATCCCCTTCGGCGGCAACAAGGCCTCCGGTATCGGTCGGCAGGGGCTTCACACGACCATCGAGGAGATGGTCCGCGAGAAGAGCATCATCCTCTAAGCGCGGGACAGATTCGACTAACTTCGCCACTTCACTACTTCTCTACTTCTCGTCGGAGTCCAGTATCCGCCGGAGTCGCTCGGCCAGCGACTCGCGGAGGCCGCGGGGTCCCGACGAGTCGGAACGGGAGTCCGGCGGGCGTTGCGCTCCGATTCCGCCGGATTTCCGCACTCCCGAGTTCAGGCCCGGATACGGAAACCGGTGTGCGCGCCACGACTCGGGGAAGGTGTGTCGGTCCGGTCGGTCGAGTGGTTGCCCGGCGACGGTTTCGGCGTCGGCCCGCGAGTAGACCGCGCCGTCGGCGTGGAACAGGCCGTTGACTCGGCCCTTCTCGCGGGGATTCCGGAGGTACGCCGGGCGGAGCATCAGACTCCAGAAGAAGTCGCCGTCGATAGTGGGCCTCTCGTCACGGTTGTTGGCGTCCTCCTCGCGGAGGTCCCGCATCGTCGGCGCGAGACTGGCGAGGTTGGGCGCGAATCGGGAGGGCGGTTCTTCGAGGGTGCGTTGCCACTCGGTACACCAGAGGGGTTTGTCGGCGTCACCATCGCCGGCGTCGGCAGAGATTTCGTCGGCGAGTTCGCGCTGTTCGACAGCGTAGCGGCGCGCGGCGGTCGGATTCTTCGGGAGGTTCATGTGGAACTGGTAGGCGTCGAGACCACGCAGTCCGCCGAGAGCGTCGGTGTCGTACAACCGGGCGAAGCGCACGTCCTTGGTCCCCATCGTGAGGAGCGCGTCGGGGGCTTGCCGGCGGACCGCGCGAAGCGCGTCAAGGACGAACTCCCGGCGGGGTCGGACCTCTCCGGGTTCGTTCATGATTTCGGTGGCGAGGAGGCGGGCGTCCTCGGCGAACTCCTGCGCCCACCGCCGAGCGAAGTGGATGGGCGAGCGA
This genomic window contains:
- a CDS encoding carboxylate--amine ligase — encoded protein: MPPQSHTSDAGVVVPAIHAASSLACLRSLSEEDARTIAIADDPTAPGLSSKYCDETITVPDPTSDLDAYERKLLTLARRDDVRTIIPVREADIYVLARNRDALSSVVGTPWPDLETLRSVQDRVRLFESAEDAGVSTPRTKVLDEWDDWGRESIVKPRYTLHASEYAEEFAESTTETHSTQYVPADTEPDPEEFVSKMGHVPLVQEYVPDSDEYAFFALYDEGDPVATFQHRQRRGCNYCGGPSAFRESVDIPALDSAGRRLLDELDWHGLAMVEFLRNPATGDFELMEINPRFWTSLPFTVQAGVDFPAYYWRQATGESERIDADYEVGTAGHLLRGELCHLHSIVFDDYPLVERPSFVRSAAEVLTSLVRHPRFDYLDPSDPRPFLRDVRNTFGALVGGGEVSDPRKDSAETDASDALGTESRRQADERLADERPTGERLADERPTGERLADKRLAGEAPASPVGDDPERESRQRAMVDGGQNHDESHG
- a CDS encoding FAS1-like dehydratase domain-containing protein, encoding MTRPREGDTHTFERTFTPEEVRQFADLSGDEQARHLEPDDEGRLLVHGLLTASLPTKIGGDLDVLARSMEFEFHRPVYTGEALTCEMKIDSVAVRDDHYDLGGSVTCWNERDEEVMTGTVEGLVWK
- a CDS encoding metal-dependent hydrolase codes for the protein MFPPGHYGMALALYAVVGYALLSRGYVRDALSGGGIVLSYTLFPDVDGQFEFLVHRGVTHTLWFALAVGTLCVLVVGSSLAKRPRREALRGALWAFFLGNFAVVAHLLADLLNPWGVMPIYPASPALYSLDLVRATNDAANYAMLAVGVGIALLAWSLGRPDDARPTLARRLYRRLRGGETVAE
- a CDS encoding DUF7547 family protein → MRDDRDDRRDGDPPDDPRDYGGGRDPASDEDLDERVEVLEARIRELRDELGRPPEGPLGLPRPPTPREVLSFTGEYAIPTAIAVLEANIRALKALEQVIRVLDPERSVVNEERGRLERRASDASRLTLDRLESALEDVETTIRESDLPREDEARSILDDARRINREIRDRVEREAREVEESRERERDIDRESADSDDDARDRTNSDRSTPDRPGADRDADLDGATTIELTDEGEDGESEADEDGTESSDHADRAEVDVEAELESIKNELEERQRGDRRGAEEVDADEADPDSETDEGDDTTQSDADDPDGADDADDE
- a CDS encoding GNAT family N-acetyltransferase, whose amino-acid sequence is MDYRELPDDRKKEFQDFVHYAFSLEDGPQDDHDWDPTEQPGADRGLFDGDEMLCVCGHYWFQTSLRGQQFEMPGLSAVASPPQHRRQGYVARLLGESLSEYRERGDFLTALWAFEHPFYERQGWGLANKWTRYECDPEALAFARESPLAGGEFRPVSADEYERLAEVLAADNEDYELSIQRTAEWWRERTFSSVETDPYAYGWESDGELRGYVVYRVEDADEGKRLDAHEFVAPDREARVNLLRLLANHDSQVERVSINGPVDTTLLDLADDPANIDCEVKPGPMVRLVDVPAGFEALEYPADLDAEFTLSVADPLADWNDGTFRVTVADGRATCEPATEGSAATADADVSADVSALSQVFVGYHSVADAEAFAGLEIRNSEAREALTAMFPERDVFLREGF
- a CDS encoding NADH:flavin oxidoreductase/NADH oxidase yields the protein MSDHLFSPLSIRGTEVRNRVMVSPMCQYSCEGDGLATDWHQVHLGSRATGGAGIVMTEATAVEPRGRISPDDLGIWSDDHAEALAPIAEFISDRGATPAIQLAHAGRKASKTPPWDGSEPLQPDEGGWETIAPSEVPYPFEDDEPPQTARMDADDISAVKDAFVAGAERARDAGFEIAEVHAAHGYLLHEFLSPATNRRDDEYGGDFEGRTRLVREIVSEVREVWPGDKPVFVRVSATDWLPDRESWTVEDTARLAPLLAEAGADLVDVSAGGIHPDQQIPQTGPNYQVRYAERVAEETDALVGAVGGISEPAQADALIRNGRADLAIVGREHLRDPYFALHAGEELGVDDDIEWPLQYRRAVGN
- a CDS encoding DUF7504 family protein; protein product: MCGEERRGSSKATARFRHRLADLKRNGCNILLVGTDALDSACERLLGESSAGPRYRLFVTTDAGPPRAHARLKAVQSGPYSDAAAVVDWDADVRGGTATKRSHTDREDFDSLSGTGLRDSGGPSFRQRSVDTGDLRDLGTAVEEAIEEFHEQANGLSPAELRLCFDSVTPLVADREARDVRRFLLGLTETVEKYDGMAHYHLPSEYDSETVAELEPLFDAVVEVRHADGEVEQRWHLQDPEITTDWVPL
- the dpsA gene encoding DNA starvation/stationary phase protection protein DpsA translates to MSQQRQVRQQAGTVEGNAVRFDPEKAQQVVEALNADLSATYVLYHQLRKHYWTLSGAQADELRRFFAEAADEAERHADALARRIGEIGGVPVTGPAALERHSPVPFEGEDVYDARASLESDLEAYGDLVESVSSHIELAEGLGDHATGHLLREQLVGLETRAHAIDGLLAHDSLTLW
- a CDS encoding carbon-nitrogen hydrolase family protein, yielding MTDADDDSAADPPEAIPTVSACQMAVADLDVAANLETVEERVAGLPTDVDVALFPEYALTGFAGDERIRETALARDGEVLTRLRNLAVEEDTALLVGFAEAGNSNYYNAAAYLHPDGDSTVYRKRHLWANEREVLEPGRERVTVETPVGTTALLTCYDLNFVGESAAFATPEVDALFVVGAWPAVHSQNWKLLVRARALDGVRWVVGAGRTGRSTVGDPTEYAGRSRVVRPDGSVQAGLNRSERDLIADLDPAVLAECREFIPVLDDSKN